In Streptomyces sp. P3, one DNA window encodes the following:
- a CDS encoding family 78 glycoside hydrolase catalytic domain has product MTGQLPLASAAQDAPAALTVNSLTAPVDVAPGATPLLGWQVGGDRQTAYQIQVATTSSALTGTPDVWDSGQVTSAADGNVSYGGPALTASSGYYWRVRTWDSSGAASPWSAAAFFGTGPGTAWSGATPIWSGAPTAWTDYTFQGSFVINAKYASVTFRAQDTANYYLWQFKGNGENTIAPQIQKNGAFTALKTAAALPFALTTGSTYDFRIVASGSTFTTSLKAHADTTWTQVDTTTDTTFTAGGIGLRTGSTEQATFDDLTVTGDNNRSLYSNDFSDATNADFTCGTVTNGALSLGTGKNCGTGLLTVPSWSFLRGTTKLAAGKSIAWAHLYATGASTTPARQFVYKLWVNGSFVGVGPTRPVGSEARYDGYDVTSLLTAGAVNTVGALAYTTSDQRFLAQLVVRYTDGTTKTLGTGPGWKSLDGTRILPNVGSIGTSYYSAPKENIDARRYPFGFATSAFDASAWPAVVTKSAFTDLQPAPTAKVRQTFRAPVSVTEYSPGNYFVDYGRTWIGGLSLNLTGTAGQVVDIRYGEVTSGTNTVKYQTSAGNTYQDKWVLKSGSQQLQTWGLRVFRYVQVLGAPTGLTGSDFTAEAYVYPFDESAGAFASSDTSLNAVWELSRNTVEATNLNLYVDSWERERDIYEADTYLQLMGNLYTGGDTALGDYSLNFLRSNRTWPTEWPMYVILAMHDSYETTGNTAPLSAAYTALQGKLPDKWYESATGLIHKTTGSTGASSCTDCDIVDWPASERDGYVFTSYNTVVNALAHRAYENMADIATALGRSADATAYTAKAVAIKDAVNARMWDSAKGAYRDGLNNDGTVINHYAVQASAFATAFGLADSSQASKVATYLGSRGMACSVYCAPFVIQALYEGNRPDLAHTLLTSTGTRSWMNMINDGAGATMEAWDLSLKSNTTYSHPWAASPAFTIARSMFGVQPTAPGYRTFRIKPQPTSVTWANVTVPTAHGTVGAAYDTVGGGRVDVGVNVPANTTASVYLPGGTAGTTSVFMDGSSVAATYDNGFLRVDGVQPGCHVVTTASDSSPYSDTRLTGIC; this is encoded by the coding sequence GTGACCGGACAGCTGCCCCTGGCGAGTGCCGCCCAGGACGCCCCCGCGGCGCTGACCGTGAACAGCCTGACCGCGCCCGTCGACGTGGCCCCCGGCGCCACCCCGCTGCTCGGCTGGCAGGTCGGCGGCGACCGGCAGACCGCCTACCAGATCCAGGTCGCCACGACCTCCTCCGCCCTGACCGGAACCCCCGACGTGTGGGACTCCGGCCAGGTCACCTCCGCGGCCGACGGCAACGTCTCCTACGGCGGCCCGGCCCTGACGGCGTCGTCCGGCTACTACTGGCGGGTCCGCACCTGGGACTCCTCGGGCGCGGCCTCCCCCTGGTCCGCGGCGGCGTTCTTCGGCACCGGTCCGGGCACCGCCTGGTCGGGCGCCACCCCGATCTGGAGCGGCGCCCCCACGGCGTGGACGGACTACACGTTCCAGGGCAGCTTCGTCATCAACGCCAAGTACGCCAGTGTCACCTTCCGCGCGCAGGACACCGCCAACTACTACTTGTGGCAGTTCAAGGGCAACGGCGAGAACACCATCGCCCCGCAGATCCAGAAGAACGGCGCGTTCACCGCGCTCAAGACCGCCGCGGCCCTCCCCTTCGCCCTCACCACCGGCTCCACCTACGACTTCCGTATCGTCGCCTCCGGCTCCACCTTCACCACCTCCCTCAAGGCCCACGCCGACACCACCTGGACCCAGGTCGACACCACCACCGACACCACCTTCACCGCCGGCGGCATCGGCTTGCGCACCGGCAGCACGGAGCAGGCCACGTTCGACGACCTCACCGTCACCGGCGACAACAACCGCTCGCTTTACAGCAACGACTTCAGCGACGCCACCAACGCCGACTTCACCTGCGGCACCGTCACGAACGGCGCCCTGTCACTCGGCACGGGCAAGAACTGCGGCACCGGGCTGCTGACGGTTCCCAGCTGGTCCTTCCTGCGCGGCACCACCAAGCTCGCCGCCGGCAAGAGCATCGCCTGGGCCCACCTCTACGCCACCGGCGCGTCCACCACTCCGGCACGCCAGTTCGTCTACAAGCTGTGGGTCAACGGCAGCTTCGTCGGTGTGGGCCCGACCCGCCCGGTCGGCTCCGAAGCGCGTTACGACGGTTACGACGTCACCTCCCTGCTCACCGCGGGCGCCGTCAACACCGTCGGCGCTCTCGCGTACACCACCAGCGATCAGCGCTTCCTCGCCCAACTGGTGGTCCGCTACACCGACGGCACCACGAAGACGCTGGGTACCGGCCCCGGCTGGAAGTCGCTGGACGGCACCCGCATCCTGCCCAACGTCGGCTCCATCGGCACCAGTTACTACTCCGCGCCCAAGGAGAACATCGACGCCCGACGCTACCCCTTCGGCTTCGCCACCTCCGCCTTCGACGCTTCCGCCTGGCCCGCGGTCGTCACCAAGAGCGCCTTCACCGACCTCCAGCCGGCGCCCACCGCGAAGGTCCGGCAGACGTTCAGGGCACCCGTCTCGGTCACCGAGTACTCCCCGGGCAACTACTTCGTCGACTACGGCCGCACCTGGATCGGCGGTCTGTCCCTGAACCTGACGGGCACAGCCGGGCAGGTGGTCGACATCCGCTACGGCGAGGTCACCTCCGGCACGAACACGGTCAAGTACCAGACCTCGGCCGGCAACACCTACCAGGACAAGTGGGTCCTGAAGTCCGGCAGTCAGCAACTGCAGACCTGGGGTCTGCGGGTCTTCAGGTACGTCCAGGTCCTCGGCGCGCCCACCGGACTGACCGGGTCCGACTTCACGGCCGAGGCGTATGTCTACCCCTTCGACGAGTCGGCGGGCGCCTTCGCCTCCTCCGACACCTCCCTCAACGCCGTATGGGAGTTGTCCCGCAACACCGTCGAGGCGACCAATCTCAACCTGTACGTCGACTCGTGGGAGCGCGAGCGCGACATCTACGAGGCCGACACCTACCTCCAGCTCATGGGCAACCTCTACACGGGCGGTGACACGGCACTGGGCGACTACTCGCTGAACTTCCTCAGGTCCAACCGCACCTGGCCCACCGAATGGCCCATGTACGTGATCCTGGCCATGCACGACAGTTACGAGACGACCGGCAACACCGCGCCGCTGTCCGCCGCGTACACCGCCCTGCAGGGCAAACTGCCGGACAAGTGGTACGAGTCCGCGACCGGCCTGATCCACAAGACCACCGGCAGCACGGGCGCCAGCAGCTGCACCGACTGCGACATCGTCGACTGGCCCGCCTCCGAACGCGACGGCTACGTCTTCACCTCCTACAACACCGTCGTCAACGCCCTCGCCCACCGGGCCTACGAGAACATGGCCGACATCGCCACCGCACTGGGCAGGAGCGCGGACGCCACCGCCTACACGGCGAAGGCCGTCGCCATCAAGGACGCGGTCAACGCGCGGATGTGGGACTCCGCCAAGGGCGCCTACCGCGACGGCCTGAACAACGACGGCACGGTGATCAACCACTACGCCGTCCAGGCCAGCGCCTTCGCCACCGCCTTCGGCCTCGCCGACTCCTCACAGGCCTCCAAGGTCGCCACCTACCTGGGCAGCCGCGGCATGGCGTGCAGCGTGTACTGCGCCCCGTTCGTCATCCAGGCCCTGTACGAGGGCAACCGGCCCGACCTCGCCCACACCCTGCTGACGTCGACCGGGACCCGCAGCTGGATGAACATGATCAACGACGGAGCGGGGGCCACCATGGAGGCCTGGGACCTGTCCCTGAAGTCCAACACCACCTACTCCCACCCGTGGGCGGCCTCTCCGGCCTTCACGATCGCCCGCAGCATGTTCGGCGTCCAGCCCACCGCCCCGGGCTACCGGACCTTCCGGATCAAGCCGCAGCCGACCTCGGTCACCTGGGCGAACGTCACGGTTCCCACCGCGCACGGCACCGTCGGGGCCGCGTACGACACCGTCGGCGGCGGCCGCGTCGACGTCGGCGTGAACGTGCCGGCCAACACGACCGCCTCGGTGTACCTGCCCGGCGGCACGGCGGGCACGACCAGCGTCTTCATGGACGGCAGCAGCGTCGCCGCCACGTACGACAACGGCTTCCTGCGCGTCGACGGCGTCCAGCCGGGCTGTCACGTCGTCACCACGGCGTCCGACAGCAGCCCGTACAGCGACACCAGACTGACCGGCATCTGCTGA
- a CDS encoding helix-turn-helix domain-containing protein: MTTVALAVTDGMLHFELGLACEVFGSDLTGVADPWYRFSLCGPTAVRVGHFRLEPDHGLDRLEHADTVIVPGWADIDRDPPAELVEAVRAAHEAGARVASLCTGAFVLAAAGLLDGRRATTHWAHAEELAARHPRVTVDPDVLYVDDGSVLTSAGKAAAMDLCLHLVRLDHGSSVANTLARRLVVPPHRDGGQAQFVRTPIPAPGNHPLAELFPWVMRRLDRPLTVEDLARRARMSSRHLGRHFRSVTGTTPLQWLLTQRIRRAQELLETTDDTVDAVATATGMGTATTLRRHFNRTVGVPPDAYRRTFRSRSRSPERRDSSRTG; this comes from the coding sequence ATGACCACCGTCGCACTGGCCGTCACCGACGGCATGCTGCATTTCGAACTGGGCCTGGCGTGCGAGGTGTTCGGCTCCGACCTGACCGGCGTGGCGGATCCCTGGTACCGCTTCTCGCTCTGCGGACCGACCGCGGTGCGGGTGGGCCACTTCCGGCTGGAGCCCGATCACGGACTCGACCGGCTCGAGCACGCCGACACCGTGATCGTGCCGGGCTGGGCGGACATCGACCGCGATCCGCCGGCCGAGCTGGTCGAGGCGGTGCGCGCGGCCCACGAGGCGGGCGCCCGCGTGGCCTCGCTCTGCACGGGCGCCTTCGTGCTGGCCGCCGCCGGTCTGCTGGACGGCCGGCGCGCGACCACGCACTGGGCGCACGCCGAGGAACTGGCCGCGCGTCACCCGCGGGTGACGGTCGATCCGGACGTTCTCTACGTCGACGACGGCAGCGTGCTCACCTCCGCCGGCAAGGCCGCCGCCATGGATCTGTGCCTGCATCTCGTCCGCCTCGACCACGGGTCGTCGGTCGCCAACACGCTTGCCCGCCGCCTGGTCGTGCCGCCGCACCGGGACGGCGGCCAGGCCCAGTTCGTCAGGACGCCGATTCCCGCCCCGGGCAACCACCCGCTCGCCGAGCTGTTCCCGTGGGTGATGCGCCGGCTGGACCGGCCGCTCACCGTGGAGGACCTGGCCCGCCGGGCGCGGATGAGTTCCCGGCATCTGGGCCGCCACTTCAGGTCGGTCACCGGCACCACCCCGCTGCAGTGGCTGCTCACCCAGCGGATCCGCCGTGCGCAGGAGTTGCTGGAGACCACCGACGACACCGTCGACGCCGTCGCGACGGCCACCGGCATGGGCACCGCCACCACGCTGCGACGGCACTTCAACCGGACGGTCGGGGTACCGCCGGACGCCTACCGCCGCACCTTCCGCTCCCGCAGCCGTTCCCCGGAGCGCAGGGACAGCAGCCGAACCGGTTGA